The Streptomyces kanamyceticus genome window below encodes:
- a CDS encoding SRPBCC family protein — MDWCRYRFRSVWDLPRAPADVYAVLERVEEYPLWWPQVREVTPVDGRSGVARFRSFLPYDLVVTAEERRRDPGAGVLEIAMTGDLDGWARWTVGGGPGGTRAVYDQEVEVRRPLMRRLAVPGRPVFLLNHALMMRAGRRGLTAYLGAV; from the coding sequence ATGGACTGGTGCCGCTACCGCTTCCGCAGCGTCTGGGATCTGCCCCGCGCACCCGCGGACGTCTATGCCGTCCTCGAACGGGTAGAGGAGTATCCGCTGTGGTGGCCGCAGGTGCGCGAGGTGACGCCGGTCGACGGGCGCAGCGGCGTCGCGCGCTTCCGGTCCTTCCTGCCGTACGACTTGGTCGTCACCGCCGAGGAGCGGCGCCGTGATCCCGGGGCCGGGGTCCTGGAGATCGCCATGACGGGGGATCTGGACGGCTGGGCGCGCTGGACGGTCGGGGGTGGGCCCGGCGGAACGCGCGCCGTCTACGACCAGGAGGTCGAGGTGCGCAGGCCGCTGATGCGGCGCCTCGCCGTGCCCGGAAGACCCGTGTTCCTGCTCAACCACGCGCTGATGATGAGGGCGGGCCGGCGAGGTCTGACGGCGTACCTGGGAGCGGTTTGA
- a CDS encoding 3'-5' exonuclease has protein sequence MTCWYEGPLAAFDTETTGVDVETDRIVSAAVVVQQGAGTRPRITRWLVNPGVPVPEGATAIHGLTEDHLQRNGRWPAPVMEEIARDLAEQGAAGRPIVVMNAPFDLTILDRELRRHRASSLGRYVEGSPLCVVDPRVLDKHLDRYRKGRRTLTDLCAHYEVELSDAHDAAADAQAALDVVRAVGRRFASRLERLSPAELHSLQAVWHAAQARGLQAWFAKSGTPEAVDPAWPLRPELPAAA, from the coding sequence ATGACGTGCTGGTACGAGGGCCCCTTGGCCGCATTCGACACGGAGACCACGGGCGTCGACGTCGAGACCGACCGCATCGTGTCGGCCGCCGTCGTCGTCCAGCAGGGCGCGGGAACCCGTCCGCGCATCACCCGCTGGCTGGTGAATCCGGGCGTTCCCGTGCCCGAAGGAGCCACGGCCATCCATGGACTGACGGAGGATCACCTGCAGCGCAACGGCCGCTGGCCCGCGCCGGTGATGGAGGAGATAGCCCGCGATCTGGCCGAGCAGGGCGCGGCGGGCCGGCCGATCGTGGTGATGAACGCGCCGTTCGACCTGACCATCCTGGACCGGGAGTTGCGCAGGCACCGCGCCTCGTCCCTGGGCCGCTACGTGGAGGGATCGCCGCTCTGCGTGGTCGATCCCCGGGTCCTCGACAAACACCTGGACCGCTACCGCAAGGGCCGCCGCACGCTCACGGACCTGTGCGCGCACTACGAGGTGGAGCTCTCGGACGCGCACGACGCGGCGGCGGACGCGCAGGCCGCACTGGACGTCGTACGCGCGGTGGGGCGGCGTTTCGCGTCCCGCCTCGAGCGGCTCTCACCGGCCGAACTGCACTCGCTGCAGGCCGTCTGGCACGCGGCCCAGGCGCGCGGCCTCCAGGCGTGGTTCGCCAAGAGCGGCACGCCCGAAGCGGTGGATCCGGCCTGGCCGCTGCGGCCCGAGCTCCCCGCGGCGGCGTGA
- a CDS encoding DUF4365 domain-containing protein, which produces MALAQPEQGGLLPERIAPPRGTLATTACMETLQVGYLHAVAAAAGCSLSQPFPDNGIDWHVSHSAPGHTVDDEVTIKVQLKCTYQIPPNPAGPAFSFTLDNAHLEKLARTPVSVHKILVVMLVPRSQDDWLRAGHDRLDLRHCCYWTNLAGHPVTGRRRTTVRVPTSRIFDDRALCEIMTRVGTGGRP; this is translated from the coding sequence ATGGCGCTCGCGCAGCCCGAACAGGGTGGGCTGCTGCCCGAGCGGATCGCACCGCCGCGCGGCACACTCGCCACCACCGCCTGCATGGAGACACTTCAGGTGGGCTATCTGCACGCCGTCGCCGCCGCGGCGGGGTGCTCGCTCTCCCAGCCCTTTCCGGACAACGGCATCGACTGGCACGTCAGCCACAGCGCCCCCGGGCATACGGTCGACGACGAGGTCACCATCAAGGTCCAGCTCAAGTGCACGTACCAGATACCGCCGAACCCGGCGGGGCCCGCCTTCTCCTTCACGCTCGACAACGCGCATCTGGAGAAGCTCGCCCGCACCCCGGTCTCGGTGCACAAGATCCTGGTCGTGATGCTCGTGCCCCGGTCGCAGGACGACTGGCTGCGGGCCGGGCACGACCGGCTCGACCTGCGGCACTGCTGCTACTGGACCAATCTCGCCGGGCACCCCGTGACCGGCAGGCGCAGGACCACCGTGCGCGTACCGACCTCGCGGATCTTCGACGACCGCGCCCTCTGCGAGATCATGACGCGGGTCGGTACGGGAGGGAGACCGTGA
- the thrS gene encoding threonine--tRNA ligase, translating to MSDVRVIIQRDSEREERVVTTGTTAAELFAGERTIVAARVAGELRDLAYAVADGEEIEPVEISSEDGLNILRHSTAHVMAQAVQELFPEAKLGIGPPIRDGFYYDFDVAEPFTPEDLKRVEKKMQEIQKRGQKFSRRVTTDDDAREELSGEPYKLELIGLKGNAAQAADGADAEVGAGELTIYDNLDAKTGELCWKDLCRGPHLPTTRNIPAFKLMRSAAAYWRGSEKNPQLQRIYGTAWPSKDELKAHLEFLAEAEKRDHRKLGAELDLFSFPEELGPGLAVFHPKGGVIRKEMETYSRKRHEDTDYEFVNTPHISKERLFEISGHLPNYADGMFPAIEFDEQNYRLKAMNCPMHNLIFKARGRSYRELPLRLFEFGTVYRYEKSGVVHGLTRSRGFTQDDSHIYCTKEQMAGELDSLLTFVLDLLRDYGLNEFELELSTRDPESDKFIGEDAEWEEATEALRQAAAKQDLPLVPDPGGAAYYGPKISVQAKDAIGRSWQMSTIQVDFQQPKRFGLEYTASDGSKQQPVMIHRALFGSIERFFAVLLEHYAGAFPVWLAPVQATCIPIGDAHVPYLQEFAAKAKEQGLRVEVDASSDRMQKKIRNAQKAKVPFMIIAGDEDMANGAVSFRYRDGSQENGIPVDEAIAKITKAVEDRAQV from the coding sequence GTGTCAGACGTCCGTGTGATCATCCAACGCGATTCCGAGCGGGAAGAGCGCGTGGTGACGACGGGCACTACGGCGGCCGAGCTCTTCGCCGGTGAGCGCACCATCGTCGCCGCGCGCGTGGCCGGTGAGCTGAGGGACCTCGCGTACGCCGTGGCCGACGGCGAGGAGATCGAGCCCGTCGAGATCTCCTCCGAGGACGGCCTGAACATCCTGCGCCACTCCACCGCGCACGTCATGGCGCAGGCCGTGCAGGAGCTCTTCCCCGAGGCCAAGCTCGGCATCGGCCCGCCCATCCGGGACGGCTTCTACTACGACTTCGACGTCGCGGAGCCGTTCACGCCCGAGGACCTCAAGCGCGTCGAGAAGAAGATGCAGGAGATCCAGAAGCGCGGCCAGAAGTTCTCGCGCCGCGTCACCACGGACGACGACGCCCGCGAGGAGCTGTCGGGCGAGCCGTACAAGCTGGAGCTGATCGGCCTCAAGGGCAACGCCGCGCAGGCCGCCGACGGCGCCGACGCCGAGGTGGGCGCCGGCGAGCTGACGATCTACGACAACCTCGACGCCAAGACCGGCGAGCTGTGCTGGAAGGACCTCTGCCGCGGTCCCCACCTGCCCACCACCCGGAACATCCCGGCGTTCAAGCTGATGCGCTCCGCCGCCGCCTACTGGCGGGGCAGCGAGAAGAACCCGCAGCTCCAGCGCATCTACGGCACCGCGTGGCCGTCGAAGGACGAGCTGAAGGCGCACCTGGAGTTCCTCGCGGAGGCCGAGAAGCGCGACCACCGCAAGCTCGGCGCCGAGCTCGACCTCTTCTCCTTCCCGGAGGAGCTGGGCCCGGGTCTCGCGGTCTTCCACCCCAAGGGCGGCGTGATCCGCAAGGAGATGGAGACCTACTCCCGCAAGCGGCACGAGGACACGGACTACGAGTTCGTGAACACCCCGCACATCTCCAAGGAGCGCCTCTTCGAGATCTCGGGCCACCTGCCGAACTACGCGGACGGCATGTTCCCGGCCATCGAGTTCGACGAGCAGAACTACCGCCTCAAGGCGATGAACTGCCCGATGCACAACCTCATCTTCAAGGCGCGCGGCCGCTCCTACCGCGAACTGCCGCTGCGGCTCTTCGAGTTCGGCACGGTCTACCGCTACGAGAAGTCCGGCGTGGTGCACGGCCTGACCCGCTCGCGCGGCTTCACCCAGGACGACTCGCACATCTACTGCACCAAGGAGCAGATGGCGGGCGAGCTCGACTCGCTGCTCACCTTCGTCCTCGACCTCCTGCGCGACTACGGCCTGAACGAGTTCGAGCTGGAGCTCTCCACCCGCGACCCCGAGTCCGACAAGTTCATCGGCGAGGACGCGGAGTGGGAGGAGGCCACCGAGGCGCTGCGCCAGGCGGCCGCCAAGCAGGACCTGCCGCTGGTGCCCGACCCGGGCGGCGCCGCGTACTACGGCCCGAAGATCTCCGTCCAGGCCAAGGACGCGATCGGCCGCTCGTGGCAGATGTCGACCATCCAGGTCGACTTCCAGCAGCCCAAGCGGTTCGGCCTGGAGTACACCGCGTCGGACGGCAGCAAGCAGCAGCCCGTCATGATCCACCGGGCGCTCTTCGGCTCCATCGAGCGGTTCTTCGCGGTGCTCCTGGAGCACTACGCGGGCGCCTTCCCGGTGTGGCTTGCCCCGGTGCAGGCGACCTGCATCCCGATCGGTGACGCGCACGTGCCCTACCTCCAGGAGTTCGCCGCCAAGGCGAAGGAGCAGGGGCTGCGCGTCGAGGTCGACGCGTCGTCGGACCGCATGCAGAAGAAGATCCGCAACGCCCAGAAGGCCAAGGTCCCGTTCATGATCATCGCGGGCGACGAGGACATGGCCAACGGCGCCGTCTCCTTCCGCTACCGCGACGGCTCGCAGGAGAACGGCATCCCGGTCGACGAGGCGATCGCCAAGATCACCAAGGCCGTCGAGGACCGCGCCCAGGTCTGA
- a CDS encoding HIT family protein, with amino-acid sequence MLHLMTSEPEQQIGVGTQDAFQRLWTPHRMAYIQGENKPTGPGADDGCPFCSIPAKSDEDGLVIARGEQVYAVLNLYPYNGGHLMVVPYRHVADYTDLTAPETAELAELTKQAMTALRTASGAHGFNIGMNQGTVAGAGIAAHLHQHVVPRWGGDTNFMPVVGHTKVLPQLLADTRKMLADAWPALAG; translated from the coding sequence ATGCTGCACCTCATGACGAGTGAGCCGGAGCAGCAGATCGGAGTGGGTACGCAGGACGCGTTCCAGCGCCTGTGGACGCCCCACCGGATGGCCTACATCCAGGGCGAGAACAAACCCACGGGACCAGGAGCCGACGACGGCTGTCCCTTCTGCTCCATCCCGGCCAAGTCCGACGAGGACGGCCTGGTGATCGCGCGCGGCGAGCAGGTCTACGCGGTGCTCAACCTCTACCCGTACAACGGCGGGCACCTGATGGTCGTGCCCTACCGGCACGTCGCCGACTACACGGACCTGACGGCCCCGGAGACGGCCGAGCTCGCCGAGCTCACCAAGCAGGCCATGACGGCGCTGCGCACCGCGTCCGGCGCGCACGGCTTCAACATCGGCATGAACCAGGGGACCGTGGCGGGCGCGGGCATCGCCGCGCACCTGCACCAGCACGTCGTCCCGCGCTGGGGCGGCGACACCAACTTCATGCCGGTCGTGGGGCACACCAAGGTGCTGCCGCAGCTGCTCGCCGACACCCGCAAGATGCTTGCCGACGCCTGGCCCGCGCTGGCGGGCTAG
- a CDS encoding helix-turn-helix domain-containing protein codes for MSVGMSQAVDPGWVEFGRQLRFHRRRAGLTQLQLGRRVGYHHSFISRLEGGLREPPFDLVNRLDAVLESGGRLAAALASPSPSPRGPGLLLTAPTLFSPIPGADTPGDEALLTTQPWPARLPAEGLACPLHGRVGCATPDRSSVADLLTGLTGPGGGVDEPVGAEAELLHGLTAALACLIREAFVRVNDACATTVERLLRGMARWAEAVNSTGRLPYGQLRLAAQYAQVAGRLRMERGQSGVAMAWFGHGLRWADAAQDAEARATLLSDMSTLVRLDGDAASMLVYAEAIGAVDAKRRWMTTLADLYQARAHALSHDAAACRQHISLARRRFARLDDRDLLEAPWLAGAEGLLRLESAIGGALRDLAVVTEDRAVARRAIEATARSYALLPPVMHSTRLLLTLRLADSWACAGDPVAAVALAQPVLEEAVRAREFMVTVELRGLHSRLAGRWGDLPEVREYRERLRAVSE; via the coding sequence ATGTCCGTCGGCATGTCACAGGCGGTTGACCCGGGGTGGGTGGAGTTCGGTCGGCAGCTGCGCTTCCACCGGCGGCGGGCCGGACTGACCCAGTTGCAGCTCGGCAGGCGGGTGGGGTACCACCACAGCTTCATCAGCAGGCTCGAAGGCGGGCTGCGGGAACCGCCCTTCGACCTGGTGAACCGGCTCGACGCCGTCCTGGAGAGCGGAGGTCGGCTCGCCGCCGCCCTCGCCTCGCCGTCCCCGTCACCGCGAGGTCCCGGCCTCCTCCTGACGGCGCCCACGCTGTTCTCCCCGATCCCCGGCGCGGACACCCCCGGCGACGAGGCCCTGCTGACCACGCAGCCGTGGCCCGCGCGGCTGCCCGCCGAGGGCCTGGCCTGCCCGCTGCACGGCAGGGTGGGCTGCGCCACGCCCGACCGGAGCTCGGTGGCGGACCTGCTGACCGGCCTGACCGGTCCCGGCGGCGGCGTCGACGAGCCGGTCGGCGCGGAGGCGGAGCTGCTGCACGGCCTGACCGCCGCGCTGGCCTGTCTGATCCGCGAGGCGTTCGTCCGGGTCAACGACGCGTGCGCGACCACCGTGGAGCGGCTGCTGCGCGGCATGGCCCGCTGGGCCGAAGCGGTCAACTCCACGGGCCGCCTGCCGTACGGACAGCTGCGGCTCGCCGCTCAGTACGCCCAGGTCGCCGGTCGGCTGCGGATGGAGCGCGGGCAGAGCGGCGTGGCCATGGCCTGGTTCGGGCACGGCCTGCGGTGGGCCGACGCCGCCCAGGACGCCGAGGCCAGGGCGACCCTCCTCAGCGACATGTCGACCCTCGTCCGGCTCGACGGGGACGCCGCGTCGATGCTCGTGTACGCGGAGGCCATCGGGGCGGTGGACGCCAAGCGGCGCTGGATGACGACCCTGGCCGACCTGTATCAGGCGCGCGCCCACGCGCTGAGCCACGACGCCGCCGCGTGCCGACAGCACATCTCCCTGGCGCGGCGCAGGTTCGCCCGCCTCGATGACAGGGACCTCCTCGAAGCGCCGTGGCTCGCGGGCGCGGAGGGGCTGCTGCGCCTGGAGTCGGCGATCGGCGGGGCGCTGCGCGACCTCGCCGTGGTGACGGAAGACCGCGCGGTGGCCCGGCGCGCGATCGAGGCCACCGCCCGGTCGTACGCGCTCCTTCCGCCCGTGATGCACTCCACGCGCCTGCTGCTCACCCTGCGCCTGGCGGACAGCTGGGCGTGCGCCGGTGATCCCGTCGCGGCGGTCGCCCTGGCGCAGCCGGTCCTGGAAGAGGCCGTGCGCGCGCGGGAGTTCATGGTCACCGTCGAGTTGCGCGGACTGCACAGCAGGCTGGCCGGGCGCTGGGGCGATCTGCCGGAGGTCCGGGAGTACCGGGAGCGGCTGCGGGCCGTGTCGGAGTGA
- a CDS encoding M20/M25/M40 family metallo-hydrolase yields the protein MLRRSAAAGITLALALAGVTVPASFASAAARSAPAAGKPDPLARAVAAADKAVRSGLDSLAVGPEEQYDRQQVTPWVKGLYSVAYERTYRGLPVVGGDAVVLADGKGKIRSVRAASDARISVTDKAKVTAAQAVRTSRTKLASVKKVDSKRLVVRVKKDAPALAWETKLSGRTKAGDPSKLHVFVNALTGKVIDTYDDVRAGSGHSKWNGPDPLTIDTSRSGSNYVLRDTTRPGLQCSSYQGSVFSKATDDWGTGNPTSRETGCVDVMFAAQNQSNMLKEWFGRNGHNGNGGSWPVSVGLNELNAYWDGSSVTIGHNSANEWIAGVDVVAHEFGHGLDSNTPGGANHESGLGEATGDIMGALTEAYVNEPAPYDTPDYTVGEMINLQGRGPIRNMYDPSRVNNDPNCYSASIPNTEEHKAAGPMNHWFYLLAEGSNPGGGKPSSPTCNNQQVTGVGNKNAGKIFYGAMLLKTSGMTYKRYRTATLTSAKNLDASCDLFNATKAAWDAISIPAQSGDPTCTGQQNDFSLGLSPASGKVEAGASTTATVNTTTVTGSAQQISLTAAGAPTGVGVTFDPKTVTSGSNATMKVTTSASTTPGTYPITVTGTAGTKSHTAQYTLTVGGGGNPTQPPDIDVEKVRAHLTQLNTIATQNGGNRRATGAGYRDSLAYVKGKLEAAGYKVTEQSCASGCSAGAGNNLIAEWPQGDADNVYMFGAHLDGVAAGPGINDNGSGSATILEAALSLAQNNPTMKNRVRFAWWTDEEQGLNGSDYYARSLSTTERAKIKAYYNFDMVGSTNAGYFINNVNSAASVPLRDYWTSLNLAPQENVEGQGRSDDASFQSVGIPTSGYATGASATKSAAEAAKWGGTAGRSYDSCYHSACDTTANISATSLDRSADGVAYALWKTSVGDKPAPTDDFSLSANPASGTIEPGSSAKVTLATATTSGSAQKVALSAAGAPAGVSVSISPDGVLSGESATATVSVAAGATAGTYTLTFTGSGQATHTTTYSLTVPGGGETTWQLGATYKAGDVVTYNGVRYRCIQGHTAYPGWEPPNVPALWAAI from the coding sequence ATGCTCAGACGATCCGCAGCGGCCGGGATAACCCTGGCCCTGGCACTCGCGGGGGTGACGGTACCGGCCTCCTTCGCCTCGGCGGCGGCGCGGTCCGCGCCCGCCGCGGGCAAGCCGGACCCCCTCGCGAGAGCCGTCGCCGCCGCCGACAAAGCGGTGCGCAGCGGCCTCGACTCGCTCGCCGTAGGGCCCGAGGAGCAGTACGACCGACAGCAGGTCACCCCCTGGGTCAAGGGCCTCTACTCGGTCGCGTACGAGCGCACCTACCGCGGGTTGCCGGTGGTGGGCGGGGACGCGGTGGTCCTCGCCGACGGGAAGGGAAAGATCCGCTCGGTCAGGGCCGCGAGCGACGCGCGGATCTCGGTCACGGACAAGGCGAAGGTGACGGCCGCGCAGGCGGTCAGGACGAGCCGTACGAAGCTGGCGTCGGTCAAGAAGGTCGACTCCAAGCGCCTGGTGGTCCGGGTCAAGAAGGACGCCCCCGCCCTCGCCTGGGAGACCAAGCTGTCCGGCCGCACCAAGGCGGGCGATCCCAGCAAGCTGCACGTCTTCGTCAACGCGCTCACCGGCAAGGTCATCGACACCTACGACGACGTGCGCGCGGGCAGCGGCCACAGCAAGTGGAACGGCCCCGACCCGCTGACCATCGACACCTCACGGTCCGGCAGCAACTACGTGCTGCGCGACACCACGCGTCCGGGTCTGCAGTGCTCCAGCTACCAGGGCAGCGTGTTCAGCAAGGCGACCGACGACTGGGGCACCGGCAACCCCACCAGCAGGGAGACCGGCTGCGTCGACGTGATGTTCGCCGCGCAGAACCAGTCGAACATGCTCAAGGAGTGGTTCGGCCGCAACGGTCACAACGGCAACGGCGGCAGCTGGCCGGTGAGCGTGGGCCTCAACGAGCTCAACGCGTACTGGGACGGCTCCTCCGTCACCATCGGCCACAACAGCGCCAACGAGTGGATCGCCGGAGTCGACGTCGTCGCCCACGAGTTCGGCCACGGCCTGGACTCCAACACCCCCGGCGGCGCGAACCACGAGAGCGGCCTCGGCGAGGCGACCGGCGACATCATGGGCGCCCTGACCGAGGCGTACGTCAACGAACCCGCCCCCTACGACACCCCCGACTACACCGTCGGGGAAATGATCAACCTCCAGGGGCGCGGCCCGATCCGGAACATGTACGACCCGAGCCGGGTCAACAACGACCCCAACTGTTACTCCGCCTCGATCCCCAACACGGAGGAGCACAAGGCGGCCGGGCCCATGAACCACTGGTTCTACCTCCTGGCCGAGGGATCCAACCCCGGCGGCGGCAAGCCCTCCAGCCCCACCTGCAACAACCAGCAGGTGACCGGCGTGGGCAACAAGAACGCGGGCAAGATCTTCTACGGTGCCATGCTGCTCAAGACCAGCGGCATGACGTACAAGCGCTACCGCACCGCCACGCTCACCTCGGCGAAGAACCTGGACGCGAGCTGCGACCTGTTCAACGCCACCAAGGCGGCCTGGGACGCCATCAGCATCCCGGCCCAGAGCGGTGACCCGACCTGCACCGGGCAGCAGAACGACTTCTCCCTCGGGCTCAGCCCGGCCTCGGGCAAGGTCGAGGCGGGCGCCTCGACCACCGCCACGGTCAACACCACGACCGTCACCGGCAGCGCCCAGCAGATCTCGCTGACCGCCGCGGGCGCGCCGACCGGCGTGGGCGTCACGTTCGACCCGAAGACCGTCACCTCCGGCTCCAACGCCACCATGAAGGTCACCACCTCGGCGTCCACCACGCCCGGCACCTACCCGATCACCGTCACGGGCACCGCGGGCACCAAGTCGCACACCGCGCAGTACACGCTGACCGTGGGCGGCGGCGGCAACCCGACGCAGCCGCCGGACATCGACGTGGAGAAGGTGCGGGCGCACCTGACGCAGCTCAACACCATCGCCACCCAGAACGGCGGCAACCGCCGGGCCACCGGCGCCGGTTACCGCGACTCCCTCGCGTACGTCAAGGGCAAGCTGGAGGCCGCCGGGTACAAGGTCACCGAGCAGAGCTGCGCCTCCGGCTGTTCCGCGGGCGCGGGCAACAACCTGATCGCCGAATGGCCGCAGGGCGACGCGGACAACGTCTACATGTTCGGCGCGCACCTCGACGGCGTGGCGGCGGGTCCCGGCATCAACGACAACGGCTCAGGGTCCGCCACGATCCTGGAGGCCGCGCTGAGCCTGGCCCAGAACAACCCCACGATGAAGAACCGCGTCCGCTTCGCCTGGTGGACCGACGAGGAGCAGGGCCTGAACGGCTCGGACTACTACGCCAGGTCCCTCTCGACCACGGAGCGCGCCAAGATCAAGGCGTACTACAACTTCGACATGGTGGGCTCGACGAACGCCGGGTACTTCATCAACAACGTGAACTCCGCGGCCTCGGTGCCGTTGCGGGACTACTGGACGTCCCTCAACCTCGCGCCCCAGGAGAACGTCGAGGGACAGGGCCGGTCGGACGACGCCTCCTTCCAGAGCGTCGGCATCCCGACGTCCGGCTACGCCACCGGCGCCTCCGCCACGAAGTCCGCGGCCGAGGCGGCGAAGTGGGGCGGCACCGCGGGCCGTTCGTACGACTCGTGCTACCACTCGGCGTGTGACACCACCGCCAACATCAGCGCCACCTCGCTCGACCGCAGCGCGGACGGGGTCGCGTACGCGCTCTGGAAGACGTCCGTCGGCGACAAGCCCGCCCCGACCGACGACTTCTCCCTCTCCGCCAACCCGGCCTCGGGCACGATCGAGCCCGGTTCCTCCGCGAAGGTCACCCTGGCCACCGCCACGACCAGTGGGTCGGCGCAGAAGGTGGCGCTCTCGGCCGCGGGGGCCCCGGCCGGAGTGAGCGTCTCCATCAGCCCCGACGGGGTGCTCTCGGGTGAGTCGGCGACGGCCACCGTCTCGGTCGCGGCGGGCGCGACCGCCGGGACGTACACGCTGACCTTCACCGGCAGCGGCCAGGCCACCCACACCACCACGTACTCCTTGACGGTGCCGGGCGGCGGCGAGACCACCTGGCAGCTGGGTGCCACCTACAAGGCGGGAGACGTGGTGACCTACAACGGCGTCCGCTACCGCTGCATCCAGGGCCACACCGCCTACCCGGGCTGGGAGCCGCCGAACGTCCCCGCCCTGTGGGCGGCCATCTGA